From the genome of Turicibacter faecis, one region includes:
- a CDS encoding TrkH family potassium uptake protein — MFIFQKIRGLLHSTPTRLIAGYYFLFTVGFAILLWLPFSLQEGASLSFLDALFVSTSGLSNTGLSPISTVETFSLPGILILALNLQIGGLGLMMISTAIWLLAGHKISTRERALIMTDQNQINLSGVVKLVKSVLISFLVIELIFMLILGHYYYFAGYYPVYWIAMLQGFFTTVSAITNSGFDITGASLIPFQHDYFVQTLHMMLMFFGAMGFPVILDIQKYVHCKRTNQRFKFSIYTKLTMVTTLILWIVGIIGFYLFEYNHFLTDRGLIEGFYFATFNSLSTRNAGFATVDMNAFSPATLTMFCGLMFIGSSPNSSGGGIRTTTFAIMVLAILSFARGRQYVNIYGREIETQTVYKSFMIYIVATLIVCLSTLLICMSDSFSLMEIFFEVCSAFGTTGLSMGITGALTSFAKIVLIATMFIGRIGIITFLLIFRANAHPAKVRYPKADIIIG, encoded by the coding sequence ATGTTCATTTTTCAAAAGATTCGGGGACTGCTTCATTCTACCCCGACACGTTTAATTGCCGGCTATTACTTTCTATTCACGGTCGGATTTGCTATTTTGCTTTGGTTACCTTTCAGCTTGCAAGAGGGAGCATCTCTTTCCTTTCTTGACGCTCTCTTTGTATCAACGAGCGGATTAAGTAATACCGGTTTATCACCGATTTCAACAGTTGAAACTTTTAGTCTTCCAGGAATCTTAATTTTAGCACTCAACCTCCAAATTGGTGGATTGGGATTAATGATGATTTCCACAGCCATCTGGTTATTAGCAGGACATAAAATCTCTACTCGAGAACGTGCCCTCATTATGACAGATCAAAACCAAATTAATCTAAGTGGTGTTGTTAAATTGGTTAAATCCGTCTTAATCTCCTTTCTAGTGATTGAGCTTATCTTCATGCTTATTCTAGGACACTATTATTATTTTGCAGGCTATTATCCTGTCTATTGGATTGCGATGCTTCAGGGATTTTTTACAACCGTCTCTGCCATCACCAATTCTGGATTCGATATTACAGGGGCGTCATTGATTCCTTTTCAACATGACTATTTCGTCCAAACGCTTCATATGATGCTCATGTTTTTTGGAGCCATGGGATTCCCGGTAATTTTAGATATTCAAAAATACGTCCACTGCAAACGAACGAATCAACGTTTCAAATTCTCCATCTATACAAAATTAACGATGGTAACAACGCTTATCCTGTGGATTGTTGGGATTATTGGATTCTATCTCTTTGAATACAATCACTTTCTTACAGATAGAGGATTAATTGAAGGATTCTATTTTGCAACATTTAACTCATTAAGTACACGTAATGCAGGTTTTGCAACCGTAGATATGAATGCCTTCTCTCCCGCTACATTAACGATGTTCTGTGGACTTATGTTCATTGGTTCTTCACCTAATTCATCAGGAGGCGGAATTCGTACAACAACATTTGCCATCATGGTGCTGGCTATCCTCTCCTTTGCACGTGGAAGACAGTATGTGAATATTTACGGAAGAGAAATTGAAACTCAAACGGTCTATAAATCTTTTATGATTTATATTGTCGCTACCTTAATTGTTTGTCTGTCGACACTTCTTATTTGTATGAGTGATTCGTTCTCATTAATGGAAATTTTCTTTGAAGTTTGCTCAGCTTTTGGAACAACCGGATTATCTATGGGAATAACGGGGGCCCTAACTTCATTTGCTAAGATTGTTCTCATTGCAACGATGTTTATTGGCCGCATCGGTATTATTACCTTCCTACTCATCTTCAGAGCAAATGCTCACCCAGCAAAAGTTCGTTATCCAAAAGCAGACATTATTATTGGATAA
- a CDS encoding B12-binding domain-containing radical SAM protein, translating to MSVILSTLNSKYIHTNLAIRYLKANAKDFDITLKEYTLKDSLDNILNNLLSMRPKIIGFSVYIWNVEKTLQLINLLKEKDPTLTIIMGGPEVSYDFDVWFSRSSVDYIIYGEGELSFKELMEYLHGRRDLADVRGIVYRNLLTKELVQNPPAPILDPKEIQSPFYFEEDIPLLPTRIQYIETSRGCPYSCQYCLASVDNKVRYFDIEKVKDEIRYLMSHGAKTFKFLDRTFNINKKYALDVFNFIIEEHVEGTQFQFEITADIMPTELIDYLNEHAPAGLFRFEIGIQSTYDLTNKLVKRRQNFDKLTTNILRIKEGGKIILHLDLIAGLPEEPYDRFEQSFNDVFALRPEELQLGFLKLLRGTGLRKQSDEFGYEYDQFAPYQMKRNNTLSETDVHNIHLAEEILERYWNAHRLDHTMKYLVDGPFAASPFAFMQDFGAFWESRYPWINYQLSDLYTRLYDYLIATDFPHLKTVLSYMKVDYLTQSKIKPKIWWEDRLHKQERRQIVNHLAEHSPTMMTLLNTHQITLPDIFKYAVVEPIYLNDQLIPVNDLHYLIVVYTPNKPTSYYIIKNV from the coding sequence ATGTCAGTTATACTTAGTACGTTAAATTCAAAATATATTCATACCAATTTGGCTATCCGCTATCTTAAAGCTAATGCAAAAGATTTTGATATTACGCTAAAAGAATATACGTTAAAAGATTCTCTCGATAACATACTTAATAATCTATTATCGATGCGTCCTAAAATTATTGGTTTTAGTGTTTATATCTGGAACGTTGAAAAAACGTTACAACTCATCAACCTTCTTAAAGAAAAAGATCCAACCTTAACAATCATTATGGGAGGACCCGAGGTTTCTTACGATTTTGATGTTTGGTTTTCTCGCAGCTCTGTGGATTATATTATCTATGGGGAAGGAGAATTATCGTTTAAAGAGCTAATGGAATATTTACATGGGAGACGTGACCTTGCGGATGTTCGTGGCATCGTCTATCGTAACTTATTAACGAAGGAGCTTGTTCAAAATCCTCCCGCTCCTATTCTCGACCCTAAAGAAATTCAGTCACCTTTTTATTTTGAAGAGGATATCCCTTTGCTTCCAACACGAATCCAATATATCGAAACCTCTCGCGGATGCCCATATTCTTGTCAATACTGTCTTGCATCTGTGGATAATAAAGTTCGTTACTTCGATATCGAAAAAGTAAAAGACGAAATCCGTTATTTAATGAGTCACGGAGCCAAAACATTTAAGTTTTTAGATCGAACCTTTAATATAAACAAAAAATACGCACTCGACGTATTTAACTTCATTATTGAAGAACACGTAGAAGGAACACAGTTCCAATTTGAAATTACCGCGGATATTATGCCAACCGAACTGATTGACTACTTAAATGAACATGCTCCTGCCGGTCTATTTAGATTCGAAATCGGAATTCAGTCTACCTATGACTTAACAAATAAACTCGTGAAGCGCCGCCAAAACTTTGATAAACTCACAACAAATATTCTACGAATTAAAGAAGGTGGAAAAATCATTTTACACCTTGATTTAATTGCAGGTCTTCCAGAAGAACCTTACGATCGATTTGAACAATCATTTAACGACGTATTCGCACTCCGTCCTGAAGAACTACAACTTGGATTCCTAAAACTACTACGCGGAACCGGATTACGTAAACAATCCGATGAATTTGGATATGAGTACGACCAATTCGCACCTTACCAAATGAAACGTAACAACACCTTATCAGAAACAGATGTTCACAACATCCACTTGGCTGAGGAGATTCTAGAACGTTACTGGAATGCCCATCGCTTAGACCATACAATGAAGTACTTAGTAGATGGACCATTCGCCGCTTCGCCTTTTGCTTTTATGCAAGATTTCGGTGCCTTTTGGGAATCCCGCTACCCTTGGATAAACTATCAATTAAGTGACTTATACACAAGGCTATACGACTATTTAATCGCGACTGATTTTCCTCATTTAAAAACTGTTCTTTCTTATATGAAAGTCGACTACCTCACTCAAAGTAAAATCAAACCAAAAATTTGGTGGGAAGACCGACTCCATAAACAGGAACGTCGTCAAATCGTTAATCATTTAGCTGAACACTCACCAACTATGATGACCCTACTTAATACCCACCAAATTACATTACCTGATATCTTTAAATATGCTGTGGTCGAACCTATTTACTTAAATGACCAATTAATTCCAGTCAATGATCTACACTATCTCATTGTCGTTTACACGCCTAATAAACCAACAAGTTACTATATTATTAAAAATGTTTAA
- a CDS encoding ABC transporter ATP-binding protein, whose translation MLISLQNVCKEYQLGEVTTTALKDVNLEVKKGEFVVVLGPSGSGKSTLLHVSGGLDQVSDGKIIVNGSEITKMKSSQLTNFRRKELGFIFQQYHLMPNMTVFENVEVGARLSRCPLDVQKVLKEVMLDEMLHHFPYQLSGGQQQRVAIARAIAKNPSILFCDEPTGALDEETGKLVLEVLQRVNEEFQTTIILITHNLGIAQMADKVIKMKSGMVVEVMQNPHKVRASEVSWA comes from the coding sequence ATGTTGATTTCTCTTCAAAATGTTTGTAAGGAATATCAATTAGGTGAAGTTACAACGACGGCGTTAAAAGACGTAAATTTAGAAGTAAAAAAAGGGGAATTCGTTGTCGTATTAGGTCCATCGGGTTCTGGAAAGTCGACGCTGCTTCATGTAAGTGGTGGATTGGATCAAGTGAGCGATGGAAAAATCATTGTTAATGGGAGTGAGATTACGAAAATGAAATCATCGCAGCTCACTAATTTTCGTCGTAAAGAATTAGGTTTTATTTTTCAACAGTATCATCTAATGCCTAATATGACGGTATTTGAAAACGTAGAGGTAGGTGCGAGATTAAGTCGTTGTCCACTGGACGTGCAAAAGGTATTAAAAGAGGTAATGCTTGATGAAATGTTACATCATTTTCCGTATCAGTTATCCGGGGGTCAGCAGCAACGGGTAGCAATTGCAAGAGCTATTGCTAAAAATCCATCGATTTTATTTTGTGATGAGCCAACCGGGGCGTTAGATGAGGAAACCGGAAAGTTAGTCCTAGAAGTATTACAGCGAGTTAATGAAGAGTTTCAGACGACGATTATTTTAATTACCCATAATTTAGGTATTGCACAAATGGCGGATAAAGTCATCAAGATGAAATCAGGAATGGTTGTTGAAGTGATGCAAAATCCTCATAAAGTACGTGCAAGCGAAGTGAGTTGGGCCTAA
- a CDS encoding ABC transporter permease, with protein sequence MLSKNSMRFIRLKPFQFLSIVTFIAMASFIYVCLQGSIDSVTYFLNDYTHQTRQEDFFVVLSAPSKEDLNKLNRSKREDTSVFLNQLSSQKKTLQNYSLIDYYNLQIESLAEEFDVTLEGRFYRDVVNDVDGNTFRYRVINPTDSVNLTYLLEGKLPAKENEIAVFKTFADGNQLNIGDTLTLNQRSFTITAFIAVPDYIYPIFNYDSPLYEPTRETVAIVTEAAYQQFDEKQWVLYSGYFNQEIGDLEEAVSKISNADGVSYAMSRDQNVRINAVDIHLNSNQLLSMTFTVLLLAMSVFVILLVMKKRINSERVQIGILKAMGYRRYEIALSYLGYPLLSTVFGSLIGFFLGIGLSIHLANTYMTNYVVPFVGFYLTSKLIIGGIILPLIVVGVSSLIILLLLLKDDPLTLMRESSHLKVSRGSRMVMRILKPFKFETRFKYSLAFRNIGKITSLFSVVVVASIFLVFSSIVFHSFESIVDKAFKGAKYSYQIKYNRLIDASLADTESPFLQYTTHPVIGEKTTPFYLYGIIPENKVSPLYNSQGEEITAMAQHGLIINEFIARAYALQIGDRLSFEVKGMELTYPIVEVVDHYNGPMMYTSLEKLATDLGLNSNLYNGKWSSERPLNDKNISYIFSIDDLTRNIKVGMEMIRISLLVMVVVTVILGSLMMVLITTFIIEENQRQISILKVMGYSRKEVSKLVLTIYFPFVMLAYFVSVPLTRVGIDYIMTQIASELPMAIPTDFTLTQFVIGVLTVGVTYWISLLLSRGQLDRVSLHEVLKV encoded by the coding sequence ATGTTATCTAAAAATAGTATGAGGTTTATTCGTCTGAAACCTTTCCAATTTTTATCGATTGTAACTTTCATTGCAATGGCTTCATTTATTTATGTTTGTTTGCAAGGCTCTATTGATTCTGTCACCTATTTTTTAAATGATTATACGCATCAAACACGACAGGAAGACTTTTTTGTGGTTTTATCTGCTCCGAGTAAAGAGGATTTAAACAAACTAAACCGTAGTAAACGTGAGGATACCTCTGTTTTTCTAAATCAATTATCTTCACAAAAGAAAACATTACAGAACTATAGTTTGATTGATTATTATAATCTGCAAATTGAGTCATTAGCAGAGGAGTTTGATGTCACGTTAGAAGGTCGTTTTTACCGGGATGTGGTAAATGATGTAGACGGAAACACGTTTAGATACCGAGTTATAAATCCCACGGACTCAGTAAATTTGACCTATTTATTAGAGGGAAAACTGCCGGCTAAGGAAAATGAAATTGCTGTGTTTAAAACATTTGCCGATGGAAATCAGTTGAATATAGGAGATACATTAACCTTAAATCAACGATCATTTACGATAACAGCGTTCATAGCTGTACCGGATTATATTTACCCAATCTTTAATTATGATAGTCCCCTATACGAGCCTACACGTGAGACGGTAGCCATTGTCACGGAAGCCGCGTATCAACAATTTGATGAGAAGCAATGGGTTTTATATAGTGGCTATTTTAATCAGGAAATCGGAGACCTAGAGGAGGCTGTTTCTAAAATTTCAAATGCTGATGGGGTTTCCTATGCCATGAGTAGAGACCAAAATGTTAGGATTAATGCGGTAGACATTCATCTAAATAGTAATCAATTATTATCAATGACATTTACCGTTCTTTTATTAGCCATGTCTGTTTTCGTTATTTTATTGGTCATGAAAAAACGGATTAACTCAGAACGAGTTCAGATTGGCATCTTAAAGGCGATGGGATATCGTCGCTATGAGATTGCACTTAGTTACTTGGGGTATCCATTGTTATCCACAGTGTTTGGAAGTTTAATTGGATTCTTTTTAGGAATTGGTCTGTCTATTCATTTGGCTAATACCTATATGACAAACTATGTGGTTCCCTTTGTAGGATTTTACTTGACGTCAAAATTAATCATCGGGGGAATTATTTTACCATTGATCGTAGTTGGGGTTTCGAGTTTGATTATCTTACTTCTTTTATTGAAAGATGATCCTTTGACGTTAATGAGGGAAAGTAGTCATTTAAAGGTGTCGAGAGGTTCAAGGATGGTTATGCGAATATTAAAGCCATTTAAATTCGAAACACGGTTTAAATATTCGTTAGCTTTTCGTAATATCGGAAAAATTACTTCTCTATTTAGCGTCGTTGTGGTGGCAAGCATCTTTTTAGTCTTTTCCTCGATTGTTTTTCATTCCTTTGAAAGTATTGTGGATAAAGCATTTAAGGGGGCCAAGTATAGTTATCAGATTAAGTATAATCGGCTTATCGATGCCTCTTTAGCTGACACGGAATCTCCGTTTTTACAGTATACGACCCACCCGGTGATTGGAGAAAAGACGACCCCATTTTATTTATATGGAATCATACCCGAAAATAAAGTAAGTCCTCTTTACAATAGTCAAGGGGAGGAAATTACCGCGATGGCGCAACATGGATTAATCATTAATGAATTTATTGCCCGGGCTTATGCGCTTCAAATAGGAGATCGTTTATCCTTTGAAGTGAAGGGAATGGAATTAACATATCCGATTGTTGAGGTTGTGGATCATTATAATGGGCCAATGATGTATACCTCCCTAGAGAAATTAGCGACTGACCTAGGTTTGAATTCGAATCTATATAACGGGAAATGGAGTTCTGAGAGACCGTTAAATGATAAGAATATTTCCTATATTTTTTCTATTGATGACTTAACAAGAAATATTAAAGTAGGCATGGAAATGATTCGTATTTCACTATTAGTAATGGTTGTTGTGACGGTTATTTTAGGAAGTCTGATGATGGTATTAATTACGACCTTTATCATTGAGGAAAATCAACGACAAATTTCAATTTTAAAGGTGATGGGATACAGTAGAAAGGAAGTTTCTAAACTCGTTTTAACCATTTATTTTCCATTTGTGATGCTCGCCTATTTCGTCAGTGTCCCGCTTACTAGGGTGGGGATAGATTACATTATGACCCAAATAGCTTCTGAGCTTCCAATGGCTATTCCGACGGACTTTACATTGACCCAATTTGTAATTGGAGTGCTGACTGTAGGAGTTACTTACTGGATTTCTCTTTTGCTATCTAGAGGACAGTTGGATAGAGTATCATTGCATGAAGTGTTGAAAGTTTAA
- the pyrR gene encoding bifunctional pyr operon transcriptional regulator/uracil phosphoribosyltransferase PyrR, with protein sequence MNKVLFDHDTIMRSLKRIAHEILEKNDDLNDIVIIGIRTRGAYLAERLVRLIEVFEGVTVPLGELDITKYRDDITREMKEVIVNQSTVPMMLNGKTVILVDDVLYTGRTVRAALEAVLEYGRPKNIQLATLIDRGHRELPIRADYVGKNIPTSHSEAVQVYLTELDEKDAVVLSK encoded by the coding sequence ATGAATAAGGTATTGTTTGACCATGATACGATTATGCGTTCTTTAAAGCGAATTGCACATGAAATTTTAGAGAAAAATGATGATTTAAATGATATTGTCATTATTGGAATTAGAACGCGTGGGGCTTATTTAGCTGAGCGTCTAGTACGTTTAATCGAGGTATTTGAAGGTGTAACAGTTCCTTTAGGGGAATTAGATATTACAAAGTATCGTGATGATATTACACGCGAAATGAAAGAGGTTATTGTGAATCAGAGTACGGTTCCAATGATGCTTAACGGTAAAACGGTTATTTTAGTAGACGATGTGTTATACACAGGTCGTACGGTTCGTGCGGCATTAGAAGCGGTTCTAGAATATGGACGTCCTAAAAATATACAATTAGCTACTCTTATCGATCGAGGTCATCGAGAACTTCCAATTCGCGCGGATTATGTAGGGAAGAATATACCGACTTCTCATTCTGAAGCTGTCCAGGTGTATTTAACTGAACTTGATGAGAAGGATGCTGTGGTATTATCAAAATAA
- the mutY gene encoding A/G-specific adenine glycosylase, protein MIEQYIEHLDIDGFQRDLIQWYHSVKRDLPWRINQDPYRILVSEIMLQQTQVATVIPYYERFMKLFPTTKGLAMADDQTLLKAWEGLGYYSRARNLRESARMIEEMGGFPKTHEEILKLKGVGPYTAGAVSSIAFDIPVPAVDGNVFRVMSRVCCIYEDIAKAKTRKTFEAVVSRVISHEDPSAFNQGLMELGATICTPKSPKCLQCPVQFYCQAYHQGVDDLLPVKTKATSQTKMKLVVAVVKNQHGEYLVSKRPNTGLLANFYEFLNFEYLGEKEPKEFLVEKLSPICKKVESVQFIGTFNHVFSHRIWEMESYFISIQTGYEEVIAENDYLWISEQQMTDYPLVTAHQRILKNIES, encoded by the coding sequence TTGATAGAACAATACATCGAACATTTAGATATAGACGGATTTCAACGTGATTTAATTCAGTGGTACCATTCGGTAAAACGCGATTTACCTTGGCGAATAAATCAAGATCCTTATCGAATTTTAGTTTCTGAAATTATGTTACAACAAACGCAAGTGGCAACAGTCATCCCGTACTATGAACGTTTTATGAAACTATTCCCAACGACTAAAGGGTTAGCAATGGCAGACGATCAAACATTGCTTAAGGCATGGGAAGGTTTAGGTTATTATTCTCGGGCTCGTAACTTACGTGAAAGTGCACGAATGATTGAAGAAATGGGTGGATTTCCAAAAACGCATGAGGAAATTTTAAAATTGAAGGGAGTTGGACCCTACACAGCGGGGGCAGTGAGTAGTATTGCCTTTGATATTCCGGTACCAGCTGTCGATGGAAATGTTTTTCGTGTAATGAGTCGAGTATGTTGTATTTACGAGGATATCGCAAAGGCGAAAACGAGAAAAACTTTTGAGGCTGTTGTATCACGCGTAATTTCACATGAAGATCCAAGTGCATTTAATCAGGGATTAATGGAATTAGGGGCAACGATTTGTACACCTAAATCTCCAAAGTGTTTACAGTGTCCAGTTCAGTTTTATTGTCAGGCTTATCATCAGGGGGTTGATGATTTATTACCCGTAAAAACAAAAGCAACTTCCCAAACTAAAATGAAATTAGTTGTAGCCGTTGTAAAGAATCAACATGGAGAGTATTTAGTTAGTAAACGTCCTAATACTGGATTGCTCGCTAATTTTTATGAATTCCTAAATTTTGAGTACCTAGGGGAGAAGGAACCGAAGGAATTTTTAGTAGAAAAGTTATCCCCAATTTGTAAAAAGGTTGAATCGGTTCAATTTATCGGAACATTTAATCACGTTTTTTCACATCGGATTTGGGAAATGGAAAGCTATTTTATTTCAATTCAAACTGGATACGAAGAAGTCATCGCTGAAAATGACTACTTGTGGATAAGTGAACAACAAATGACGGACTATCCATTAGTAACTGCCCATCAACGTATTTTAAAGAATATTGAATCTTGA
- the thiT gene encoding energy-coupled thiamine transporter ThiT gives MRNSKTKKSVEISILIALAFILDYASNLFMGWLWPQGGSISISLIPIAIIAFRYGWLAGVMGGFIMGLLQLLTGAYIMHPIQVLFDYPLPYAALGFAGVFANKVNGTTGIKQMVYIWCATGLGSFLRLICHVISGAVFFAPVTGENPWVFSIVYNTPYIIMSYIVSTVLLTILYRRNSEQLLVK, from the coding sequence ATGAGAAATTCAAAAACCAAAAAGAGTGTGGAAATCAGTATCTTAATTGCTTTGGCATTTATCCTTGATTACGCATCAAATCTTTTTATGGGGTGGTTATGGCCACAAGGAGGATCTATTTCTATTTCTTTAATCCCTATTGCAATCATTGCTTTCCGTTATGGATGGCTTGCCGGAGTGATGGGTGGGTTTATCATGGGGTTATTACAATTGTTAACGGGGGCATATATTATGCATCCTATCCAGGTGTTATTTGATTACCCATTACCTTATGCTGCCCTTGGATTTGCTGGGGTATTTGCAAATAAAGTAAATGGGACAACAGGGATTAAACAGATGGTTTATATTTGGTGTGCAACAGGTTTAGGTTCATTTCTTCGATTGATTTGTCACGTTATTTCAGGGGCAGTATTTTTTGCACCTGTCACGGGGGAGAATCCATGGGTCTTTTCGATTGTTTATAATACACCTTATATTATAATGTCTTATATTGTGAGTACCGTCTTATTAACCATTCTTTATCGAAGAAATAGCGAGCAACTTCTGGTCAAATAA
- a CDS encoding SdpI family protein — translation MKEFSIFIAPLVFMFLGLITYLESDLPHQKIGYRVLTVKQTVETWQVSNKFAAKVLLVFGGLLLIFGVILNSYFRTLAIWELIVINVIELIIIGGLVIGLTEWRVNISFNKEGKKK, via the coding sequence ATGAAAGAGTTTAGCATATTTATCGCACCACTTGTATTTATGTTCTTAGGATTAATTACTTATTTAGAATCTGATTTACCACATCAAAAAATTGGCTATCGTGTATTAACCGTTAAGCAAACCGTTGAGACGTGGCAAGTATCTAATAAATTTGCGGCAAAAGTATTACTTGTATTCGGAGGATTATTACTGATTTTTGGTGTTATTTTAAATTCTTATTTTCGAACATTGGCCATCTGGGAATTAATTGTTATTAACGTAATCGAACTCATTATTATTGGGGGGCTAGTCATTGGGTTAACAGAATGGCGTGTTAATATTTCATTTAATAAAGAAGGTAAAAAAAAATAG
- a CDS encoding Cof-type HAD-IIB family hydrolase: MNIKVAFFDVDGTIVDNHSKQNQSSDMELVPQSTIEALRLLKEKGITPFIATGRSPFMIESLLEGLSIDSYICTNGQYAVMHNQVMYEAPYKKELLDRIVEIASQNNVPLLWMPKTHYILSGEHQEFLLEALKNMNLPEPLIETGMKSTNDKIYQMVAGVTVENEHIFYPLEEVRVVRWQPKGVDLLPRTGSKATAILAILEKLGLGPEQAIAFGDGLNDIEMLQAVGCGVAMGNAHEELKKHADYVTKPVSEDGIYYACKELGLI, from the coding sequence ATGAATATTAAGGTAGCGTTTTTTGATGTGGATGGAACAATCGTGGATAATCATTCAAAGCAAAATCAATCGTCTGATATGGAGCTTGTCCCACAATCAACGATTGAGGCACTTCGTTTATTAAAGGAAAAGGGAATCACCCCTTTTATTGCGACGGGGAGATCCCCATTTATGATTGAATCCTTATTAGAGGGACTTTCAATTGATAGTTATATTTGTACAAATGGACAGTATGCGGTGATGCATAATCAGGTTATGTATGAGGCTCCGTATAAGAAAGAGTTGCTTGACCGTATTGTTGAGATTGCGAGTCAAAATAATGTCCCGTTATTATGGATGCCTAAGACGCATTATATTTTATCGGGGGAACATCAAGAATTTTTGCTCGAAGCTTTAAAGAATATGAATTTACCAGAGCCTTTAATTGAAACAGGAATGAAATCAACTAACGATAAGATTTATCAAATGGTAGCAGGGGTAACTGTAGAAAATGAGCATATTTTTTATCCACTAGAAGAAGTTCGCGTCGTAAGATGGCAACCTAAAGGGGTTGATTTACTTCCTCGTACGGGATCAAAGGCTACAGCTATTTTAGCTATTTTAGAAAAGCTAGGATTAGGCCCTGAACAAGCGATTGCTTTCGGCGATGGATTAAATGATATTGAAATGTTGCAAGCCGTTGGATGTGGTGTTGCGATGGGGAATGCGCATGAGGAACTGAAAAAACATGCAGATTATGTAACCAAACCAGTGAGTGAAGATGGAATTTATTATGCGTGTAAAGAATTAGGATTGATTTAA
- a CDS encoding HAD family hydrolase — MKKAIIFDMDGLMIDSERVTYEEYTKTMKKFNYPFDKSFYLRCLGKNRTTICQLFTQQYGEEFPMQEIWEDVHLSLDDRLTTSTPLKNGIVELLTYLKDHHYKTIVATSSSKERAEKILAAARLRNYFDDIICGDEVTCGKPHPEIFLTACQKLGVTPDEALVLEDSEAGITAAHCGGIDVICIPDMKYPEEEFANKTLKILTSLHDVITHLQ, encoded by the coding sequence GTGAAAAAGGCAATTATTTTTGACATGGATGGTTTAATGATTGATAGTGAAAGAGTAACTTATGAAGAATACACGAAGACAATGAAAAAATTTAATTATCCTTTTGATAAAAGCTTTTATCTCCGTTGTCTTGGAAAAAATAGAACAACGATTTGTCAGCTATTCACCCAACAATACGGCGAAGAATTTCCGATGCAAGAAATTTGGGAAGATGTCCATCTCTCGCTAGACGATCGTTTGACGACATCTACTCCATTAAAAAATGGAATTGTTGAATTACTAACTTATTTAAAAGACCATCATTATAAAACAATCGTAGCAACAAGTAGTTCAAAAGAACGTGCAGAAAAAATATTAGCTGCGGCACGTTTAAGAAACTACTTTGACGATATCATTTGTGGTGATGAAGTAACCTGTGGAAAACCCCATCCTGAAATATTTTTAACCGCTTGTCAAAAGCTTGGGGTTACTCCTGATGAAGCGTTAGTATTAGAAGATAGTGAGGCAGGAATAACTGCGGCCCATTGTGGTGGAATTGATGTCATCTGTATTCCGGATATGAAATATCCAGAAGAAGAATTTGCAAACAAAACCTTAAAGATATTAACTAGCCTTCACGACGTTATCACTCACCTTCAATAG